The Opisthocomus hoazin isolate bOpiHoa1 chromosome 32, bOpiHoa1.hap1, whole genome shotgun sequence genome includes a window with the following:
- the TMDD1 gene encoding transmembrane and death domain protein 1 encodes MPRTTPAMLAPVALILLVLAAGGRSEDTVAANVGLHTIVRIAELLSPAECRRLHELLTRPSWDLERPSEENNPLHAHQDPRRDPRRPSGCSQTLQAWLRAAGEVTTWDRLVRELRRIGRRDIAHELGKNLNQDRSLELQRNVEGYGHAPRPPSAMLLPRGRRRGGAREPRDVGDLGDLHFARRPPPPYARSLLGWVGPVLAGVLGGFLTSLLFATAAAGSCRWLLHLDAA; translated from the coding sequence ATGCCCAGGACCACCCCAGCCATGCTGGCCCCGGTGGCCCTCATCCTGCTGGTGCTGGCGGCCGGCGGCCGGAGCGAAGACACGGTGGCGGCCAACGTTGGCCTTCACACCATCGTCCGCATCGCCGAGCTGCTGTCCCCCGCTGAGTGCCGCCGGCTCCACGAGCTCCTGACCCGACCCAGCTGGGACCTGGAGCGACCCTCGGAGGAGAACAACCCCCTCCACGCTCACCAGGACCCCCGCCGCgacccccgccgcccctcgggcTGCTCGCAGACCCTGCAGGCctggctgcgggcggcgggcgaGGTGACGACGTGGGACCGACTGGTCCGCGAGCTGCGCCGGATCGGTCGGCGCGACATCGCCCACGAGCTGGGGAAGAACCTGAACCAGGACCGGAGCCTGGAGCTGCAGCGCAACGTGGAGGGCTACGGCCACGCGCCGCGGCCGCCCTCTGCCATGCTGCTGCCGCGGGGCCGGCGACGCGGCGGGGCGCGGGAACCGAGGGACGTGGGGGACCTGGGGGACCTGCACttcgcccgccgcccgccccccccctacGCCCGCAGCCTGCTGGGCTGGGTGGGCCCGGTGCTGGCCGGCGTGCTGGGGGGCTTCCTCACCTCCCTCCTCttcgccaccgccgccgccggctCCTGCCGCTGGCTGCTGCACTTGGACGCTGCCTGA
- the DCTN2 gene encoding dynactin subunit 2 — translation MPDDPPPQRRSRCSRRSPPFSSVRSAPGLPESASGHGRAQGLQRGCRGPGRQVGGGVLRVPPAPAGLGSPRPRPRRGDEERPDSPSALALPGSRWSSRGRSPAAPLPDAPPPRNAAVGLGAGFLVVGLPGGFEPGGALAPLAPLPGPQDWGGGGGSLPTGPGVRCPHTRSWGRATSRPVAAFSPRGGCAPVLGRPGLPSAPPTPTSSPPFLSPHGCRRCREAAALPTGPGGRLAPDARRCAQEELTSTSVEHLIINPNAAYEKFKDKRLRTEGVDFSDRISKTRTTGYESGEYEILGEGLAAKETPQQRYQRLQHEVQELVREVEQIQSTAKEAAAEEELTPMALARQVEGLKQQLLSSHLEKVLGPAAAVDFADPDGALAKRLLQQLEVAKCSKAVPGKSPAKAPAPAADAVTFELYWRPEQDQFAQTAKVAELEKRLAQLEATVRCEPESQNPLLVGLKGTSLMETVQVLQAKVNILDVAVLDQVEARLQSVLGKVNEIAKHKATVQDADTQSKIHQIYETMQRWDPVASTLPDIVQRLVTLRDLHEQATQFGQVLVHLDTTQQEIAGALRDNAALLAEVQKTMKENLAIVEDNFADVDARIKRLQK, via the exons ATGCCGgacgacccccccccccaacgccgCTCCCGCTGCTCCCGCCGCTCTCCCCCCTTCTCGTCCGTCCGCAGCGCGCCGGGGCTCCCCGAAAGCGCTTCGGGCCACGGCCGGGcgcaggggctgcagaggggctgccgggggccggggcggcaggttggggggggggtcctgcgggTGCCTCCCGCCCCTGCTGGGTTGGGGTCCCCCCGACCCCGACCGCGGCGGGGGGACGAGGAGAGGCCGGATTCACCGTCTGCACTCGCCCTGCCAGGCTCCCGTTGGTCTTCGAGGGGTCGAAGTcccgcagcccccctccccgatgcccccccgccccgaaacgcggccgtggggctgggagcaggttTCCTGGTCGTGGGGCTGCCGGGAGGTTTCGAGCCCGGGGGTGCGCTCGCACCTCTGGCCCCCCTGCCAGGCCCTCAggattgggggggtggggggggttccctgcccaCCGGGCCAGGGGTCCGATGTCCCCACACTCGATCCTGGGGACGTGCCACGAGCAGACCCGTTGCTGCGTTCAGTCCCAGGGGGGGCTGTGCCCCTGTCCTGGGGAGGCCAGGGCTGCCttcagccccccccaccccaacctCCAGCCCCCCGTTCCTGTCCCCACACGGCTGCCGGCGCTGCAGGGAGGCGGCAGCGCTGCCGACAGGCCCGGGCGGCCGCCTCGCCCCTGACGCCCGGCGTTGTGCGCAGGAGGAGCTCACCAGCACCAGCGTGGAGCACCTCATCATCAACCCCAACGCCGCCTACGAGAAGTTCAAGGACAAGCGCCTGCGCACCGAGGGCGTGG ATTTCTCCGATCGCATCAGCAAGACCAGGACAACGGGCTACGAGTCTGGGGAGTATGAAATC CTCGGTGAGGGTCTGGCCGCCAAAGAGACGCCCCAGCAGCGGTACCAGCGGCTGCAGCACGAGGTGCAGGAGCTGGTGAGGGAGGTGGAGCAGATCCAG AGCACGGCgaaggaggcggcggcggaggaggagctGACGCCCATGGCCTTGGCCAGGCAGGTGGAGGGCCtcaagcagcagctgctctccagccacctcGAGAAGGTGctgggccccgccgcggccgtggACTTCGCAGACCCCGACGGCGCCCTGGCCAA gcgcctgctgcagcagctggaggtggcCAAGTGCAGCAAAGCGGTGCCCGGGAAGAGCCCGGCCAaagcccccgcgcccgccgccgacGCCGTCACCTTCGAGCTCTACTGGAGGCCGGAGCAGGACCAGTTTGCCCAGACCGCCAAG GTCGCGGAGCTGGAGAAGCGGCTGGCGCAGCTGGAGGCGACCGTGCGGTGCGAGCCCGAGAGCCAG AACCCGCTGCTGGTGGGGCTGAAGGGCACCAGCCTGATG gagACCGTGCAGGTCCTGCAGGCCAAGGTGAACATCCTGGACGTGGCTGTGCTGGACCAGGTGGAGGCCCGGCTGCAG agcgTCCTGGGGAAGGTGAATGAAATTGCCAAGCACAAGGCGACGGTGCAAGACGCTGACACCCAGAGCAAG atCCACCAGATCTACGAGACCATGCAGCGCTGGGACCCGGTGGCCAGCACCCTCCCCGACATCGTGCAGAGGCTGGTGACCCTCAGGGACCTGCACGAGCAAG ccacGCAGTTCGGGCAGGTCCTGGTGCACTTGGACACCACGCAGCAGGAGATCGCCGGCGCGCTGAGGGACAACGCCGCGCTGCTGGCCGAG GTCCAGAAGACAATGAAGGAAAACCTGGCCATCGTGGAGGACAATTTTGCGGACGTGGACGCCCGCATCAAGCGGCTGCAGAAGTGA